The following is a genomic window from Pedobacter sp. KBS0701.
TGGTTAAGACAGCAGTATCCCTATTTATTTCCTTAAGGTCTTGTGTGGAAAGAGTCCTGGCGGTTTCTGCATTTACCGGCCAGTTCGAATCACCATAATTGAGGTAGTATTCGCCTTTAATGGCCTGCAATTTTAATTTCTGCCCTGCAATCGCCTCTTCAAGGTCCTCACCTAAAAAAGGTACCATTAAACGTCCATCGCCCTTTTGCAAATCAATATCGAAAAATCGTGCAAATTCAGAATCATTTCCTTTTCGAAGTACATCCATTAACCAGGTATTATTTGGATGAAAGGCCATATGGTTTGGAACAATATCCTGAAGCCATTTAATGCCAGCAGCTTTTAACTTTTCAGAAAGCTTAAGCAATTCTGCCTCGGTACCAATCTCGGGATTTATTTTCAGTGGATTTACGATATCGTAACCGTGCGTACTCCCTGGCATCGCCTCAAAAATTGGCGACGCGTATATCGTATCGATCCCCAGTTCTGTCAGGTAGGGAATAATATGATCGAGAGATTTGAAGTTAAAATTTTTATGGAACTGGATTCGATAGGTAGAAGTGGGTTTATACATGTGTTTTAAAAAGAATAAGAGTTGATTCGGGAAATAAAGTAATCTGACCGTCTGCAGGTATACTGTTTGATTCGGCGTTTGAGCCTCCCCATTTTAGCAAAGCAGAATCCAACAGCACCGACGCCTGTTGAAATGCCGGATCGATAGATAACGTTTGCTTTTGTATAGAAAAATTAAACATGGCAATGATTTCTTCCTTGTCTTTCCAGCGTTTCAATATCATGCAGTTTTTTTTAGAAAAGGCCTCTGCATATACATTTTTCCGATCCAGGTTAGCCAGTACAGGATGTTGTTTCCGCAAAGCGATTAAAGTTTTATAATAACTGAGCATGGTCTTGTGCTTCGGTTCACCGGTTTTTTTCCAGTCGAGCTTAGACCTTTCAAAAGTAGACTCGTCCTGGGGGTCGGGTGTATCGCCATTATTGTGAAAAGCAGCAAATTCTGCCTTTCTTCCTTTCCTCACCGCTTCTACCAGTTCCTCATCGCTATGACTGACAAAAAACTGGAAAGGATTGGTTTCTGCCCATTCCTCGCCCATAAATATTAAGGGTAAAAACGGGCTGCAAAAAACTGCCGCAGCCATTACCTTTAACATTTCAAAACTAACCAGGGTACTGCTCCTTTCGCCCAACATGCGGTTGCCCACCTGATCGTGGTTTTGTGAAAAGACAACAAATTTAGCTCCTGAATCATCTTTTACGGGAACACCAAACTTTTTCTGCCGGTGTGCCGAATATTGCCCGGTGTACACATAAGCATCCTGACAAGATTTGGCCAGATCTGCTACACCGTTAAAATCGGAATAATAGCCCTCTTTCGCTTGTCCAGTACAAACCCGGAGTGCGTGATGAAACTCGTCAACCCACTGGGCGTCCATTCCATAACCATATTTGCTTTGATGCCGGATATAACGATCGTCATTTAAATCAAGCTCAACAATCAGTTGGTATGTCCTGCCGGTAAATTGAGAGAGTTTTTCGGTGTGTGTTTTAATCTCCGCCAGAATATGCACCGGACTAAGATCTTTAATTGCATGCACCGCATCCAACCTGAGGGCATCGATGTGAAAATCCCTTAACCACATCAACGCATTTTCAATAAAGAAATCACGCACGGCATCACAGTTTGCATCATCAAAATTAATCGCCTTCCCCCATGGTGTATGGTATTTATCAGTAAAATAGTCGCCAAAATCGGAGAAATAATTCCCTTCGGGGCCCAAATGGTTATAAACCACATCTAAAATTACTGCCAAACCTTTGGCGTGGCAGGCATTAACCAAATGCTGTAAGGCCAGCGGTCCGCCATAAGTGTTTTGTACTGCAAAGGGAAACACGCCGTCGTAACCCCAGTTTCTATTACCCGGAAATTGTGCCACCGGCATAATTTCTACGGCTGTAATGCCAAGCTCAACCAGATAATCAAGTTTAGTTGCTATGGCAGCAAAATCTCCATCTGGCGTAAATGTTCCGGTGTGAAGCTCGTAGATTATGAGATCATTGAGGTCTTTTCCTTTCCAATCAGCATCCGTCCAGTTAAAAGTGTTTACATCAAATGCGGTAGAGCGCCCGTGAGGCCCTTCTTCCAAAAACAAAGAGGCTGGGTCTGCCCGGTGAAGCATTTCTCCCCCGGTTATCAGATTAATTTTAAAGGCATATCGATCAAGCGCCTTGATCTGGTTCGTTTGCAAATACCAATAACCATAGCCCTCCTCAAACAGCGCTAAAGAAATTTCGCGATCTCCAATTAAGATAGAAACCTGTGCGGCCAGCGGTGCCCACAGCCTGATTTCAGCTTCCCCGTTTTCAGTAAAATTTAGTCCAATATTTTGTTTTCGTATATCTATTTCCATGGAAGCAGTTTTAAAAAAAACAAAAAAAATGAGCCAAAAGTTTTGGCAACAACAGCTCATTTGCCAAAGTTCAAAAAAACCAAACCATCTAAAACTTCATCTGGTTATATCTATACCTATTAAATACATCATTATGGACACACAAAAAAAAGTTACGCGACGCGAGGCAATCGGGGGCCTCGGAATCGGACTGGCTAGCATGGCAATTTCACCAACATTAACTGCAGCAACATCAAGCCAAAACAATTACTGGCCAGATGCGCCGCTTGAAGATCCTACCACTAAGTACCCTCGTCCACCCTTTAACCATC
Proteins encoded in this region:
- the treZ gene encoding malto-oligosyltrehalose trehalohydrolase, giving the protein MEIDIRKQNIGLNFTENGEAEIRLWAPLAAQVSILIGDREISLALFEEGYGYWYLQTNQIKALDRYAFKINLITGGEMLHRADPASLFLEEGPHGRSTAFDVNTFNWTDADWKGKDLNDLIIYELHTGTFTPDGDFAAIATKLDYLVELGITAVEIMPVAQFPGNRNWGYDGVFPFAVQNTYGGPLALQHLVNACHAKGLAVILDVVYNHLGPEGNYFSDFGDYFTDKYHTPWGKAINFDDANCDAVRDFFIENALMWLRDFHIDALRLDAVHAIKDLSPVHILAEIKTHTEKLSQFTGRTYQLIVELDLNDDRYIRHQSKYGYGMDAQWVDEFHHALRVCTGQAKEGYYSDFNGVADLAKSCQDAYVYTGQYSAHRQKKFGVPVKDDSGAKFVVFSQNHDQVGNRMLGERSSTLVSFEMLKVMAAAVFCSPFLPLIFMGEEWAETNPFQFFVSHSDEELVEAVRKGRKAEFAAFHNNGDTPDPQDESTFERSKLDWKKTGEPKHKTMLSYYKTLIALRKQHPVLANLDRKNVYAEAFSKKNCMILKRWKDKEEIIAMFNFSIQKQTLSIDPAFQQASVLLDSALLKWGGSNAESNSIPADGQITLFPESTLILFKTHV